A single window of Bacteroidia bacterium DNA harbors:
- the xseA gene encoding exodeoxyribonuclease VII large subunit produces MQQDLFAFVYSVTEITSFVKELLEEEDSLQDIFIKGEVSQFTRAQSGHLYFSLKDPASQLSCVMFKTGRTAFKMPDLDRGEMVVVRGSFSVYQAQGRYQFLVSEIRKTGVGDLYQQYLRLKEKLEKEGLFEAARKRPLPFLPHKIGIATSAQGAVIHDMIRVFRTKFPHIEVVLLPTLVQGIAASRDMCRSVEVLNQISGLELIILTRGGGSFEELFCFNDETLARTIAASRLPVISAVGHESDFTIADFVADYRASTPTAAAEIAVPDAKELMNYLSNAELLLRRQSERLVKEYSQKLDEEQRKLSFLAEKVLGQKRSELRYFKAILKCDGMKAQLKKKQETITTLMRNKLVSEKHHLAVLAQRIELLDVKQNLERGYSLTLKDGKIIKSIGNVAVADELETVTARGRIFSEVTRIKRLRK; encoded by the coding sequence ATGCAGCAAGATCTTTTTGCCTTTGTATATTCCGTAACTGAAATTACATCTTTTGTAAAAGAATTACTGGAAGAAGAAGATTCCTTGCAGGATATTTTTATAAAAGGAGAGGTATCACAATTTACCCGAGCTCAATCCGGGCATCTTTACTTTTCTTTAAAAGACCCCGCGAGCCAATTATCTTGTGTAATGTTCAAGACCGGCCGTACCGCCTTCAAAATGCCTGATCTGGACAGAGGAGAAATGGTGGTGGTGCGTGGGTCATTTTCGGTTTACCAGGCGCAAGGCAGGTATCAGTTTTTGGTTTCTGAAATAAGAAAAACCGGGGTAGGGGACTTATACCAGCAATATCTCCGCTTAAAAGAAAAACTTGAAAAAGAAGGACTTTTTGAAGCCGCCCGAAAGCGTCCTTTGCCTTTTTTGCCCCATAAAATCGGAATTGCTACTTCTGCCCAGGGCGCGGTAATTCATGATATGATCAGAGTTTTCAGGACGAAATTTCCTCATATTGAAGTCGTGCTGTTGCCTACGCTGGTGCAAGGAATAGCGGCTTCCCGAGATATGTGCAGAAGTGTTGAAGTACTGAACCAGATATCAGGGCTGGAATTAATTATTCTGACCCGGGGAGGCGGCTCCTTTGAAGAATTGTTTTGTTTTAATGATGAAACCCTGGCGCGAACAATTGCTGCTTCGCGGCTCCCGGTAATAAGTGCAGTGGGACATGAATCAGATTTTACCATCGCTGATTTTGTTGCAGATTATCGTGCTTCAACACCTACGGCTGCTGCGGAAATTGCAGTGCCGGATGCAAAGGAATTGATGAATTACCTTTCCAATGCAGAATTGCTGCTGAGACGGCAGTCTGAGAGACTTGTAAAGGAGTATAGCCAGAAACTGGATGAGGAACAACGGAAACTTTCCTTCCTCGCAGAAAAGGTATTGGGGCAAAAAAGGTCAGAGTTGCGTTATTTTAAGGCGATTCTGAAGTGCGATGGGATGAAAGCCCAACTAAAGAAAAAGCAGGAAACGATAACAACCTTAATGAGAAACAAATTAGTTTCAGAAAAGCATCACCTGGCAGTGTTGGCGCAACGAATAGAGTTATTGGACGTGAAACAAAACCTGGAAAGAGGATATTCGCTGACGCTGAAAGACGGAAAGATCATAAAATCAATTGGCAATGTGGCTGTGGCCGATGAACTGGAAACTGTAACTGCCCGAGGCAGGATATTTTCAGAGGTTACCCGGATTAAACGATTAAGAAAATGA
- the gyrA gene encoding DNA gyrase subunit A, giving the protein MAEGEKIIPINIEEEMRSAYIDYSMSVIVSRALPDVRDGLKPVHRRVLYAMTELGLGFNRPYKKSARIVGEVLGKYHPHGDSAVYDTMVRMAQEWSMRYRLVDGQGNFGSVDGDPPAAMRYTEARLSRIAEELLTDLDKNTVDFRPNFDESLKEPVVLPAGFPNLLANGGSGIAVGMATNMAPHNLSEVLDGTIAYIDNNDITIEELMQFIKAPDFPTGGIIYGYDGVKRAFETGRGRVMMRGKTNIEPSEKGSDKIIVTELPFQVNKANMIKATAELVKSGVIEGISAVNDESDRSGYRVVYEVRRDAVSNVVLNQLFKYTQLQSSFSINNVALVKGRPIVLNLKDMVKYYVEHRHEVIVRRTQYELDEAEKRAHILQGLIIAIDNLDEVINLIRGSRTPDEAREGLMSRFELSEIQAKAILDLRLQKLTGLERDKLKDEYNELMKTIEYLKSVLENKELRMQIIKDELTETKKKFGDERRTEVLFTNEDISIEDLIPNEEMVVTISHMGYMKRTPLADYKSQGRGGRGSKGAGFRQEDFTEYLFVAFTHNYMLFFTEKGRCFWMKVWEIPEGTRTTKGRAVQNLLYIEPDDKIRAVIPVNNLENEEYLNNNFILFCTEKGIIKKTPLEAYSRPRIKGINAITIDEDDQLLEVALTSGNSEVMIASTSGQAIRFHESAIRPMGRTARGVIGIRLSGKKDDKVIGMVSVADEESTVMVVSEKGYGKRSQVGDYRITNRGAKGVKTLQITDKTGKLIAIKNVTDQDDLMIINKSGITIRIAMDKLRTIGRATQGVRLIRLGAKDEIASVAKVAREEEEELAAEGEIEGEVIELSNEEISPDEPENENPDETGSEDEESNN; this is encoded by the coding sequence ATGGCAGAAGGCGAAAAGATCATCCCGATCAATATTGAAGAAGAAATGCGCTCAGCGTACATTGACTATTCGATGTCCGTAATTGTTTCACGAGCGTTGCCTGATGTGCGTGATGGACTGAAACCTGTACACAGGCGGGTGCTTTATGCAATGACCGAGTTAGGGCTTGGATTTAACCGTCCTTACAAAAAGTCCGCGCGTATAGTGGGGGAAGTGCTGGGTAAATATCACCCTCATGGCGACTCAGCAGTTTATGACACTATGGTTCGGATGGCGCAGGAATGGAGTATGCGTTACCGTCTTGTTGACGGCCAGGGAAACTTTGGCTCTGTGGATGGCGACCCTCCGGCAGCCATGCGTTACACAGAAGCCCGCCTCTCCCGGATTGCTGAAGAATTGCTCACTGACCTTGATAAAAACACGGTTGATTTCCGGCCCAACTTTGACGAATCACTCAAGGAGCCGGTCGTTCTTCCTGCAGGCTTTCCAAATCTTCTTGCAAACGGTGGATCCGGGATCGCTGTGGGAATGGCCACGAATATGGCGCCCCACAATCTTTCTGAAGTCCTGGATGGCACCATCGCCTACATTGATAATAACGACATCACCATTGAAGAACTGATGCAGTTCATCAAGGCTCCGGATTTCCCTACAGGTGGAATAATTTATGGCTATGATGGTGTAAAACGCGCCTTCGAGACCGGCAGAGGCCGGGTGATGATGCGGGGTAAAACCAACATTGAACCTTCTGAAAAAGGATCAGATAAAATCATCGTAACGGAATTGCCCTTCCAGGTGAACAAAGCGAACATGATCAAGGCCACCGCTGAACTCGTAAAAAGTGGCGTTATCGAGGGGATATCTGCAGTTAATGATGAAAGTGATCGTAGCGGATACCGCGTGGTGTATGAGGTTAGGAGAGATGCGGTTAGCAACGTGGTGTTGAATCAACTATTCAAGTACACACAGTTGCAAAGCAGTTTCAGCATCAACAATGTGGCGCTGGTAAAGGGTCGCCCCATTGTGCTGAACCTGAAGGATATGGTGAAGTATTATGTGGAGCACCGCCATGAAGTGATCGTGAGGCGCACACAATATGAACTTGACGAGGCCGAAAAACGTGCGCACATCCTGCAGGGGCTTATTATCGCAATAGATAACCTGGACGAGGTGATCAACCTGATCCGCGGCAGCCGTACACCCGATGAGGCACGGGAGGGGCTTATGAGCCGCTTCGAACTCTCTGAAATACAAGCCAAGGCAATACTTGATCTGAGGCTGCAAAAGCTTACTGGCCTGGAGCGAGACAAGTTGAAGGATGAGTATAATGAATTAATGAAAACCATCGAATACCTTAAAAGTGTGCTGGAAAATAAGGAACTCCGGATGCAGATCATTAAGGATGAATTGACTGAGACCAAAAAGAAATTCGGGGATGAAAGACGAACGGAAGTTCTTTTTACAAATGAAGATATTTCGATAGAAGACCTGATCCCTAATGAAGAGATGGTGGTGACCATCAGCCACATGGGCTACATGAAACGCACACCGCTGGCAGATTATAAATCGCAGGGCAGGGGAGGTCGCGGCAGCAAAGGCGCAGGCTTCAGGCAGGAGGATTTTACCGAGTATCTGTTTGTTGCCTTTACCCATAATTACATGCTATTTTTTACGGAAAAAGGCAGATGCTTCTGGATGAAGGTTTGGGAAATACCGGAAGGCACCCGGACCACAAAGGGCCGAGCCGTACAAAACCTCTTGTATATTGAACCGGATGATAAGATCCGGGCCGTCATTCCGGTAAATAATCTTGAGAATGAGGAATACCTGAACAATAATTTCATTCTTTTCTGTACGGAAAAAGGCATCATCAAGAAAACTCCGCTCGAAGCCTACAGCCGTCCACGTATTAAAGGAATCAATGCAATTACTATAGATGAGGATGACCAGCTCTTGGAAGTAGCATTAACCAGTGGAAATTCTGAGGTGATGATAGCTTCAACTTCAGGCCAGGCAATCCGCTTCCACGAAAGCGCGATCAGGCCAATGGGACGCACCGCCAGGGGAGTGATCGGGATCAGGCTCAGCGGCAAGAAAGATGATAAAGTAATTGGAATGGTGAGCGTTGCCGATGAAGAATCTACAGTAATGGTGGTAAGCGAAAAAGGCTACGGAAAGCGATCGCAAGTTGGAGATTACCGCATTACCAACCGTGGGGCAAAGGGCGTGAAGACGTTGCAGATCACGGATAAAACGGGCAAACTGATTGCTATTAAGAATGTTACTGATCAGGATGATCTTATGATCATTAATAAATCCGGTATTACTATCAGAATTGCAATGGACAAACTCAGGACGATTGGCCGCGCCACGCAGGGCGTAAGGCTCATCCGGTTGGGTGCCAAAGATGAAATCGCTTCCGTGGCGAAAGTCGCACGCGAAGAAGAGGAGGAACTGGCCGCTGAAGGAGAAATAGAAGGAGAAGTCATCGAATTAAGCAATGAAGAAATTTCTCCTGATGAACCAGAAAATGAGAACCCGGATGAAACCGGATCAGAAGACGAAGAAAGTAATAACTAA
- the xseB gene encoding exodeoxyribonuclease VII small subunit: MKKKRSFEEQIKRINEITEAMQNAEMGLEESLALFEEATELIRNCQDYLDDAELRIKKITDKNFPDVMEDFEQ; encoded by the coding sequence ATGAAAAAGAAAAGAAGTTTTGAGGAGCAGATTAAACGAATAAATGAAATTACAGAGGCAATGCAAAATGCTGAAATGGGACTTGAGGAAAGCCTGGCGCTTTTTGAAGAAGCTACAGAGTTGATAAGAAACTGTCAGGATTATCTTGATGATGCGGAGCTTAGAATAAAGAAAATAACGGATAAGAACTTTCCGGATGTAATGGAAGATTTTGAGCAATAA
- a CDS encoding M20 family metallopeptidase produces MNLEQRIKTLADEYHPDVVRIRRHIHAHPELSFQEFKTAKFIADELRAMNIEHTEGVADTGLVGIIKGKNPERRTIALRSDHDALPIVEQNEVPYKSQNEGIMHACGHDVHTASLLGAARILNEVRDNFQGTIKLIFQPGEERDPGGASLMIKAGVLDNPRPGKIYGQHVFPDLPVGKVGFRPGQYMASTDEIYVTIKGKGGHAALAYKLVDPILISSHIIIALQQIVSRNARPDIPSVLSFGKITGKGSFNIIPDTVTMEGTFRTLNEEWREKAHRLMKKVAEGVAASMSGSCDFEIRKGYPFLVNDPEVTQQAKNHAIKYLGEDNVVDLPVRMTGEDFAYYSQQVPGCFYRLGIANENKGIDAGLHTSRFNIDEDALKIGMGLMAWIACSELPLD; encoded by the coding sequence ATGAATCTTGAACAAAGAATAAAAACACTGGCAGATGAATATCATCCGGATGTTGTAAGAATCAGAAGGCACATTCATGCCCACCCGGAATTGTCATTTCAAGAATTTAAAACAGCAAAATTCATAGCAGATGAACTGAGAGCTATGAATATAGAACATACAGAAGGTGTGGCAGATACCGGCCTGGTAGGAATCATAAAAGGTAAAAATCCAGAGCGCAGAACCATCGCATTGCGTTCAGACCATGACGCACTGCCTATAGTTGAACAAAACGAAGTTCCATATAAATCGCAAAACGAAGGAATAATGCATGCCTGTGGCCATGATGTCCATACGGCATCTCTTTTAGGGGCCGCACGAATTTTAAATGAGGTACGGGATAATTTTCAGGGAACCATCAAGCTGATTTTTCAACCCGGAGAAGAAAGAGATCCTGGCGGAGCTTCATTAATGATAAAGGCCGGAGTATTGGATAATCCACGGCCCGGTAAAATTTATGGACAGCATGTTTTTCCCGATCTGCCAGTAGGCAAAGTGGGTTTCAGGCCAGGGCAATATATGGCTTCTACGGATGAAATTTATGTTACAATTAAAGGAAAAGGAGGCCATGCAGCCCTTGCCTATAAGCTTGTTGACCCCATTCTCATTTCCTCGCATATTATAATTGCATTGCAACAGATCGTAAGCAGAAATGCCCGCCCTGATATTCCTTCCGTATTATCATTTGGAAAAATTACTGGAAAGGGATCTTTTAACATAATCCCCGATACCGTAACAATGGAAGGCACATTCAGAACATTAAATGAAGAATGGCGTGAAAAAGCTCATCGCCTGATGAAAAAAGTTGCGGAAGGAGTTGCCGCAAGCATGTCAGGCAGTTGTGATTTTGAAATCCGCAAAGGATATCCCTTTTTAGTTAATGATCCCGAAGTTACGCAACAAGCTAAAAACCACGCCATTAAATATTTAGGAGAAGACAATGTTGTGGATCTTCCGGTGCGAATGACAGGAGAAGATTTTGCTTATTATTCTCAGCAGGTTCCCGGGTGTTTTTACAGGCTTGGTATAGCAAACGAAAACAAAGGAATTGATGCCGGTTTACATACCAGCCGCTTTAATATAGATGAGGATGCATTAAAAATCGGAATGGGGCTGATGGCATGGATTGCATGTTCGGAACTCCCGTTAGATTAA
- a CDS encoding RNA polymerase sigma factor RpoD/SigA: protein MRQLKISKQFTNRENKSLDKYLNEISKVEMITPAEEVELAKRIKQNDPYALEKLVNANLRFVVSVAKQYQNQGLTLGDLINEGNLGLIKAAQRFDETRGFKFISYAVWWIRQSILQALAEQSRLVRLPLNKVGSLSKIGSAAAELEQKFEREATTEEIAEKLELPQAEIETTLSTSSKHLSIDAPISDEEDTSLLALLSNNEEPDPDKDLLHESLQKEIIRVMSILSEKEREILKLHFGLEGNYPHSYEDISEKVNLTRERVRQIKEKALRKLRKSSKSKLLKAYLG, encoded by the coding sequence ATGAGACAATTAAAGATCAGTAAACAGTTTACCAACAGGGAAAACAAATCGCTGGACAAGTATCTGAACGAAATCAGCAAGGTGGAAATGATAACGCCTGCCGAAGAAGTGGAACTGGCTAAACGAATTAAGCAAAATGACCCCTATGCGCTGGAAAAACTCGTAAATGCAAACTTGCGATTCGTGGTTTCTGTAGCTAAACAGTATCAAAACCAGGGGCTTACCCTGGGCGACCTGATCAATGAGGGAAATCTTGGACTTATTAAAGCTGCGCAGCGCTTTGATGAAACCCGTGGTTTTAAATTCATTTCTTACGCAGTATGGTGGATCAGGCAATCCATCCTGCAGGCACTGGCAGAACAATCGCGGTTGGTGAGGTTGCCCCTTAATAAGGTTGGTTCCCTCAGCAAAATCGGGTCTGCGGCTGCCGAGTTGGAGCAAAAGTTTGAAAGAGAGGCAACAACAGAGGAAATTGCTGAAAAGCTGGAACTTCCTCAGGCGGAAATTGAAACGACCCTTTCCACTTCAAGCAAGCACCTGTCAATAGATGCACCCATCAGCGATGAGGAAGATACTTCGTTGCTTGCATTATTAAGCAATAACGAAGAACCTGATCCTGACAAGGACTTGCTGCATGAGTCGCTGCAAAAGGAGATCATTCGTGTAATGTCTATTCTTTCTGAGAAAGAAAGGGAGATCCTTAAACTCCACTTTGGATTGGAAGGAAATTACCCACATTCTTACGAAGACATTAGCGAAAAGGTGAACCTGACACGGGAGCGTGTCCGGCAAATCAAGGAAAAGGCACTCAGAAAACTGAGGAAGTCTTCAAAAAGCAAGCTGCTGAAAGCTTATTTGGGTTAA
- a CDS encoding tetratricopeptide repeat protein, with protein sequence MKSTFALLFFLGIVSIASAQNSKRTSAYLSLQNGQTENAIALIEEAIKHEKTAEDPKTWYYRGLIYTTAMGNEEMREKYPNLTDLAFESYLTARKYDEKEKFDKEINENLKQLLIDAYNTGAKAYTDKDFKAASQAFESYLAMSKKVNPDQIDTAAIFYTAQAYVIEKDMENAQRTLKKLAELDYQDPWVYSSLHQMELNDGDTAEAIKYIEQGRKFFPEDVLLSNMEVNLYLKLGQTDVLIEKLRKASELDRSNTSILVALANVYDKAGKIDSAIMINRRALAREPNNFEANYNLGIIYYNQGVEIVNQELNETNIQKANQLKAEYKEIFSEALPYLEKAHEIDPEDKNTMISLREIYLRLDKREKAEALNALMQEK encoded by the coding sequence ATGAAAAGCACTTTTGCCTTACTGTTTTTCCTGGGTATTGTATCAATAGCCTCAGCACAAAACAGTAAAAGAACTTCCGCCTATTTATCATTACAAAATGGTCAGACCGAAAATGCCATAGCATTGATTGAGGAAGCCATTAAGCATGAAAAAACGGCTGAAGATCCTAAAACCTGGTACTACCGTGGCCTTATTTATACCACTGCGATGGGCAATGAGGAAATGAGAGAGAAGTATCCTAATCTGACGGATCTTGCCTTTGAATCTTATCTCACTGCAAGGAAGTATGATGAGAAAGAAAAGTTTGACAAGGAAATAAATGAGAACCTGAAGCAATTGCTGATAGATGCCTACAATACCGGAGCAAAGGCGTATACAGATAAGGATTTCAAGGCTGCGTCTCAGGCATTTGAATCTTATCTTGCAATGAGCAAAAAGGTAAATCCTGATCAGATAGATACGGCCGCTATTTTTTATACAGCACAGGCGTATGTAATTGAAAAGGATATGGAAAATGCCCAGCGAACCCTGAAGAAATTGGCTGAGCTGGATTACCAGGATCCGTGGGTATATTCCTCATTACACCAGATGGAACTCAATGATGGCGATACCGCAGAGGCCATTAAATACATCGAACAAGGAAGAAAATTTTTTCCGGAAGATGTGTTACTCAGCAACATGGAGGTGAATTTATATTTAAAACTTGGCCAGACGGATGTGCTGATTGAAAAGCTCCGGAAAGCATCAGAACTTGATCGGTCCAACACCAGTATTTTAGTGGCTCTTGCCAATGTTTACGACAAAGCGGGCAAAATTGACAGCGCAATAATGATCAACCGCAGAGCGCTGGCAAGAGAACCCAATAACTTTGAAGCTAACTACAACCTGGGCATAATTTACTATAACCAGGGTGTTGAGATCGTAAATCAAGAGCTGAATGAAACCAATATTCAAAAGGCAAATCAATTAAAGGCTGAATACAAAGAGATTTTCTCCGAAGCTTTGCCTTACCTGGAAAAGGCACATGAAATAGATCCTGAAGATAAAAATACAATGATATCGCTCAGAGAAATTTATTTGAGGCTTGATAAAAGAGAAAAAGCTGAGGCGCTGAATGCTTTGATGCAGGAAAAGTAA